One segment of Terriglobia bacterium DNA contains the following:
- a CDS encoding DUF4388 domain-containing protein, with the protein MPGVRVLLIDDNPMILGMLSQALAKFATLETTTDSAEGLLKVVESPPDLLITDYQMPGMDGRQLVEKIKDRAATAKLPIILMATKADQNEKLKIVEDKVEDFLEKPFFVKEATARIKRIIDKIALEKMAREAPGGDTLRGTLQQMNVIDLLQSLELGRKTCRLTLTNADDRCEIYFNEGQINHAVYGTLVGDEAVYRVLTWQDGNFDVDFTESTSEQTITRSTQGLLMEGLRLFDEANRDASEDNVLDA; encoded by the coding sequence ATGCCGGGTGTGCGGGTTCTCCTTATTGACGACAATCCGATGATCCTGGGCATGTTGAGCCAGGCTCTGGCGAAGTTCGCCACTTTGGAGACCACCACAGACTCCGCCGAAGGACTGCTCAAGGTTGTCGAATCACCGCCCGACCTGCTTATCACCGACTACCAGATGCCGGGCATGGATGGTCGCCAGTTGGTCGAAAAGATCAAGGATCGTGCCGCAACCGCAAAGCTGCCAATCATCCTGATGGCCACGAAGGCCGACCAGAACGAAAAGCTCAAGATAGTCGAAGACAAGGTCGAGGACTTTTTGGAAAAGCCGTTCTTCGTGAAGGAAGCGACGGCACGCATCAAGCGCATCATCGACAAGATCGCGCTGGAGAAGATGGCTCGCGAGGCGCCGGGCGGTGATACGCTGCGCGGTACTCTGCAGCAGATGAACGTCATTGATCTGCTGCAGTCGCTCGAACTGGGCCGCAAGACGTGCCGCCTTACCCTGACGAACGCGGACGATCGCTGCGAGATCTACTTTAACGAGGGCCAGATCAACCACGCAGTATATGGCACCCTCGTCGGCGATGAGGCCGTTTACAGAGTCCTCACTTGGCAGGATGGCAATTTCGACGTCGACTTCACCGAATCGACTTCTGAACAAACCATCACCCGCTCCACGCAAGGTCTCCTGATGGAAGGCCTGCGCCTTTTCGACGAGGCCAATCGCGACGCATCGGAAGATAACGTTCTCGATGCATAA
- a CDS encoding molybdopterin molybdotransferase MoeA, whose protein sequence is MQATATAPLTYENAVEVVLQQAANYRPAGSERVPLLEASGRVVATAVRADRDLPPFPRSTRDGFAVRAADCAPGAKLKVIGEIRAGAPLDSAPKNVAVGECVEIMTGASVPKGTDAVLMYEHTRREGNIIVADRTLEKGENIVPSGAEAHAGQEVLSQGTRLNPAGIAVSASVGWASHDVYRRPTVVILPTGDELVEIAAAPGHHQIRNSNSYSLASQIAEAGGEPMLLPVAPDDKARLRELIGEGLQGDLLLLTGGVSVGKYDYVEEILAEYKAQFYFTGVAIQPGKPLVFGDAQAKGRRVPFFGLPGNPVSTMVTFELFVRPVIDALSGMKPRAPRFLQARLKTAVRSKTGLTRFLPGRLLGEGFATEVEFAKWHGSGDVVSTAASNCYIVVPPDREDFPAGQMVNVLIPGVGL, encoded by the coding sequence ATGCAAGCCACCGCTACTGCTCCGCTGACATACGAAAATGCGGTTGAGGTTGTACTGCAGCAGGCCGCGAACTACCGTCCCGCCGGGAGTGAACGCGTCCCTCTGCTTGAGGCCAGCGGTCGCGTGGTGGCGACCGCGGTACGCGCGGACCGAGACCTGCCGCCCTTTCCGCGCTCCACGCGTGACGGATTTGCAGTTCGCGCCGCCGATTGTGCGCCGGGCGCGAAGCTGAAGGTCATCGGCGAAATCCGTGCCGGAGCTCCGCTTGACTCAGCGCCTAAGAATGTCGCGGTCGGGGAATGTGTCGAGATCATGACGGGAGCGTCGGTCCCGAAGGGCACGGACGCTGTCTTGATGTACGAGCATACGCGGCGCGAAGGAAATATCATCGTTGCGGATCGCACACTTGAGAAGGGAGAAAACATCGTGCCCTCGGGTGCCGAAGCCCACGCTGGGCAGGAGGTTCTTTCACAGGGCACACGGCTTAATCCCGCCGGAATCGCCGTATCGGCCTCGGTGGGGTGGGCTTCGCACGATGTGTATCGGCGACCGACGGTGGTCATTCTGCCTACGGGCGATGAACTGGTGGAGATCGCTGCTGCTCCAGGTCATCACCAGATTCGGAACTCGAACAGCTATTCACTTGCCTCACAAATTGCAGAGGCAGGCGGCGAGCCGATGCTTCTTCCGGTTGCGCCAGATGACAAGGCTCGTTTGCGCGAGTTGATTGGCGAGGGACTGCAGGGTGATTTGCTGTTGCTGACGGGCGGCGTCTCCGTGGGCAAGTACGACTATGTCGAGGAAATTCTCGCCGAGTACAAGGCCCAGTTCTACTTCACGGGAGTGGCGATTCAACCGGGCAAGCCGCTCGTCTTCGGCGATGCCCAGGCAAAAGGGCGCAGAGTTCCCTTCTTCGGACTTCCGGGAAATCCTGTATCTACCATGGTTACGTTCGAGTTATTCGTCCGGCCGGTCATCGATGCTTTGTCGGGGATGAAACCACGCGCTCCACGATTTCTGCAGGCCCGCCTTAAGACTGCGGTTCGCAGCAAGACGGGACTCACTCGATTTCTGCCGGGACGACTTTTAGGTGAAGGATTCGCGACGGAGGTTGAATTCGCGAAGTGGCATGGGTCTGGAGATGTGGTGTCCACCGCGGCTTCGAACTGCTACATCGTGGTGCCACCCGATCGGGAGGACTTTCCGGCTGGGCAGATGGTTAATGTTCTCATTCCCGGAGTTGGACTCTGA
- the moaC gene encoding cyclic pyranopterin monophosphate synthase MoaC, giving the protein MPRKLSHYDKQGRARMVDVSAKATTKRTAEASAFVKMSQKLVRALPENPKGDPLEVARIAGIQAAKRTSELIPMCHPLPLSHVDVQVSVCENGVAIRSSAATTAVTGVEMEALVAASVAALTVYDMCKALDKGIEIHEVVLERKTGGRSGEYRRKVLTPGAARLNKKGKK; this is encoded by the coding sequence ATGCCGCGCAAACTGTCGCATTACGACAAACAAGGACGCGCCAGAATGGTCGACGTCAGTGCGAAGGCGACTACGAAGCGTACCGCGGAGGCTTCCGCCTTCGTGAAGATGTCGCAAAAACTCGTTCGCGCGCTGCCCGAAAATCCAAAGGGCGACCCGCTCGAGGTTGCGAGAATTGCCGGTATCCAGGCGGCGAAACGCACGTCCGAGTTGATCCCGATGTGTCACCCCCTGCCGCTGAGTCACGTTGATGTGCAGGTGAGCGTGTGCGAGAATGGCGTCGCGATTCGCTCCTCCGCCGCAACAACCGCCGTTACCGGAGTGGAAATGGAAGCCCTGGTGGCGGCCAGCGTGGCTGCGCTGACGGTGTACGACATGTGCAAGGCGCTCGACAAAGGTATCGAGATTCACGAGGTCGTGCTGGAGCGCAAGACCGGGGGCAGGAGCGGCGAATATCGCCGTAAGGTCTTAACACCGGGTGCTGCCCGGCTAAACAAGAAAGGAAAGAAATAG